Genomic segment of uncultured Desulfobacter sp.:
GCGTAGCCCCGTTGGATAATTTTTTTGCCCTGGGAGGAGATTCCCTGAAGCTTGCAGGTCTGCAGCTCATGCTGCGCAGCGAATTCTCAGTGGATCTCTCCTATGGAGAAATTTTTCGCAGGCCGTGGCCGTCGGCAGTTTTTGAGATGATGGAACTGGCCGGAGATGCGGCAGACGTATCGCAAATTCCGGCCTCCCCGCCCCGGGACCTATACCCATTGACCATGCCCATGCGGCAGATGTACCTGCTGTGGCGACTGGGCCAGGATCCAAGGGCATACGAAGTTGATACCTGCATGATGGTGGAAGGGGATGTTGACAATCAAGGTCTGGAAGCGGCCTTTGCCCGACTGGTTGAGCTGGAGCCCCTCCTGCGTTCCAGGTTCGTTGAGAATAACGGTGAGCCGGGCTGGGTGATCGACGATACCGTAACCTATGATTTTGTAAGACACCGTGCGAAAGATCCGGAACAGGCCCGTCTGCTGTGGGAGAACCTCAGCCTTGCCCGTCCGGCCATAGATCTGTCCCGCGCGCCTCTTTTTTATGTGGTTTGTATCGAAATCAATCCCCGGTGCAGTTTTCTGGGGCTGACAACCCATCATATCCTTGTGGATGCGGCTTCGTCCCGTCTGCTGATGGATGCCTGGTGGGACTTGTACACGGCTGGAGAAATCCATGATCCCGGCGAGGGTCAGACCGTCCCCATGACGGACTATGTCCTTTGGGACCATGTCCGGCAGGACAGCCGGGGGCTTAAGACGGCAGAAAATTTCTGGCAAAAACAGTTGCTCCCTCTTCCTTCTCCGCTAAATCTCTCCGGCGCGGCATCCCCCAGGCCCCTTGCCCTGACACAAGGCCGTTCCGTAGCCCGTGTCGTCTTGGGGAAAGCGGACCGAAACGCCTTGGCAATACTGGCCGATCGTTACAGGGTGACGGCATTCCAGATACTGCTGGCGGTCTGGTCTGCATTTATTTCCCGCCAGGCAGCTGTTACAGAAGGGTTTGACAAAATCGTGATGGGCGTGCCTTTTGCCGGAAGGGACCATCCGGCACTCCAGTTTTGCAAAGGCATGTTCGTAAGGACATTGCCCCTGGTTTTTCGGCCGACGCCGGACGGGGTACAGCCATTTTCTGATTGGCTTCTTGAGGTTCGGGAAAGTTTTTTGGATGCCTGGGAACACCAGGCCTGTCCCCTTGAACGGATTGTTAAGGTGGTGAATCCCCCCCGGATTCAGGGGCGCAATCCCATGTTCGACGTGATGATCAACCGGCTTCCCCAGCCCCGGCCCTTCCCGGAATGCAAAGGAAATGACCAGGACGTCCGCGCCAGGATCGTGCCTGGATTCAATCGTCCCACGGCCATGTTCGACATGATCCTGGAGATCCGGGAGGGCAGGGATCAAATTTTTCTGGAACTGACCTATGCCCGGGACCTGTTTGCATCTGATCTGATGGCGGTTTGGGCTGAATCCCTGGCATCAATTGTCCGAATGGTTTGCGCTGATCCCGACACCACTCTAAAGCAGTTGCCCTGGCCTTCAGGCCGAATTGAACCTGAAATAAAACCGGCAGGAATGGATAAGACCCCGAACGTCCCTAAGTCTGCCTCTGATGGGACCAGTGCCGGCGATGATATGGCCGTCCAGGCACTGGTCACTGCCTGGCAAATGGTTTTGGGGGTCTCCACGGCCGGGCCGGATGACGATTTTTTTGAGTTGGGGGGGGATTCCATCACTGCCATGCGCCTGGAAGCGGAACTTTTTAAAGCCGGGTGGTATCTGCCCGCCACTGCAATCTATGAACTGGCCCGACTGGGTGAATTAATGCCGATGATAGAATCTGCGGAGATTTTTGACGACGAGGAAGATGAGTTTGTCTGATATCTACGGACGCCTTCCCCTGACCCCCATGCAGGAGGGGATGATTTTTGACTCCATCGCTTCTAAGCAGTCCGCAGCATCAAGACACAAATCAGGTCCCCGTTACCTGTCAGTGATTCATTTCAGGCTTCCCCAACCCTGGGATTCTGATGAACTTCATCAGCGCTGGTATGGTCTGGCCAAGATCCATCCTGCCCTGCGCACCCGGTTTTTTATGGATGATGACGGGCGCTTGACCCAGGCCTTTCCCAAAGACCATCTGCCCGGATTCAACATTAAAAATATCTCCGGCCCCTGCGCTGAAAATCAGGAACAGGCCATTGAACATTATCTTGAAGCGGTTCGCATCGAAGGAATAGATCCGTTTACCGGGCCCCTGTGCCGTCTGGTCCTGTTTGACAGGAGAGGGCTGGAAACAGAGATTCGGGATATCGGGTTTATATTCCACCATGCCGTGCTGGACGGTTGGAGCCTGTCCATCCTGATGAAACAGCTTCTGGCCCTGGAGAACCCCGTGGGCAAATGGGTGCCCTTCAGCCGGTACCTCCGGTTTTTAGCAAAACGGGATATTCATTCGGATCTTGCCTATTGGCATGCCAGACTTGAAGGCGTTCAAGCGGACTGCCGGCTTCCCGGCCCGAACCCCATTGCGGATCAAGCAGCGGACAGCACACGCTTGATCCCTGAACACCACAGGTTTTCGCTGCGGCAGAGCACTGCACTCTATGGTCTGGCCCGTCAGTTGCGCATCTCCCCGGGGCGTCTGCTTCACGCATTGTGGGCCGTGCTGTTGTGTCGGTATAATGATGGACGGACCGTGTTCGGTAATGTGATTACCGGCCGTATGGGAACGGTGCCTGGAGTGATGGAGATGGTGGGGATGTGTGTCAACACCATTCCAGCCAGTTTGGAGCTGCCCGAAGAAAAAATTTTTTCCGCCTGGATCAGGGAATGGAATACCCAGGTCTCCGAGGATGAGCGCCATGGATTTGTCTCACCCACCGCGTTGAACAAAATGATCCCCCATTATGCAGATTCTCTTTTTGTGGTTGATCCTGGAAGTCCGGCCGACGGTCCAGAATGGGTCCGGGGATATGGCGAGGCTGTGGCAGGCTTTGCTGCCGGCTTTGAATTGGCAGGGACGGTTCAGGCCTGTTTTTCCTATGATTCCCAAAAATACACGTCGCGGGCTGTGGCGCGTACAGCTGTCCATTTTTGCAACATCCTGGCCGCTGTTATCGAGAACCCGGATATTGCCTTAAAAGATATATCTTTTCTTCCGGATGAGGAAAGCGCCCTGCTGTTGGACTGCGATCCGTCGTTGCCGACAGCCGGCAACACCCTGATAATGCTTTGGCAAAACGCGGCTGCAGCCCATTTAGAGAAAATCGCCTTGGTTTGCGGCAGCACCCGCATGACCTACCAGGAGCTGGCGGAACGTGTGGATTCGCTGGCTGAAGTCCTGATTTATCGGGGCCTTGGGCCGGGTAATCGGGTGGCCTTAAAGCTAAATCGATCCCACCGCATCGTTATTGCTGTCCTGGCCATACTTAAAGCGGGAGCCGCCTACCTGCCCCTTGCCCCGGAATGGCCGGACGACCGGATTCGGCAGGTCCTGGCGGATACCCGACCGGACCTGGTGCTGGATGAAGCATCCTTTGACCGGTTCACTCATGTGCAGATTCCCAGGCGTAATGAACGGGTAAACCGAGCTGTTTTGCCGGAAGATCCGGCCTATATCATCATGACCTCCGGGACCACAGGACGCCCCAAGGGGGTCGTCGTGGAACACCGGAATGCCGTGGCGTTCTGCACCTGGGCCATGGACCGGTATCAATGGGGGCCGGACAGGCGTGCCGCCATTCAGACCGAGTTCGCCTATGATGTTGCTATTTGGGGGCTTTATCCGGCCCTGTTCAGCGGGGCAACGGTCCATATCCTGGAAGAAAAGATCCGGCATACCCTGCATCGGATAAGGGATTACCTGATTGAGCGGTGTATTACCCACATGGACCTGCCCGTTGCCATGGCCGAGGAGTTCATGGACAGGTTTCCCGGCAGCAAGGCTCCGCCTTCCCTGCGCTTTTTGGCAACCGGCGGGGATGCCCTTGGCCGCTATACCCGTGTGCCTTACACGGTTGTCAACGAGTACGGCCCCACTGAATGTACCGTGACCTGTACGTCATTTACCCTGTCCAGGGACTTAACCGCCATCCCCATCGGCAAACCCCTTCCCGGGATGCGAGCCCACATTCTGGACCGGATGGACCGGCTTGCCCCATTGGGCGTGTCTGGAGAACTTTGTTTTTCAGGGATTCAAGTGGCCCGGGGATATCTGGGGGACGATCTGCTTACCTCAGAAAAATTTATAGATAACCCTTTTTTTGATCCGAACCGTGACCGCTCTGAGCACCAACGGCTTTACCGTACCGGTGACCGGGCCTGCTGGCAGGAAACACCGGATGGTGATCGGGGGGATTTGGTTTTCCTGGGCCGGATAGACAAACAGGTCAAAGTAAGGGGATTTAGGGTTGAACTCGGGGAAATTGAAAGCGTGCTTCAGTCCTATACGGGGATCAACAGGGCTGTGGCAGCCTTGCACACGCCGACATCCGGAGGTGAGAAGCGATTGACCGCATGGGTGGTCTGTCCCTCCCAGACGTTTTGTAACGAGGATATTCTTGGTTTTCTTTCGGAAAAATTACCGGCGCATATGATCCCTGCGCTCATTCGGATAGACGCGCTGCCCCTGACCCCGGGCGGCAAGATAGACCTTCGCTCTCTTCCTGAACCGGATGGCAGGACCAAAGAGATTCCTGTTGCAGCTCCTGATACCCCGGCCGAAAAGGTTCTTTTGGCTGTCCTGGCGGATCTGCTGTCTGGAATGGCGGTCAATGTATTGCAAAGCTTTTTGGCAGCGGGCGGGGATTCCATCAACGCCATCCGTCTGGCCGCCCGCCTGGAGAGCCAGGGGTGGCAGGTTGCCCTCCTGGATATCATTGCCAGTCCCACTCTCAGGGTGCTGGCGGGAAAAATGACGGCGTTGAATGCGGTAAGCATACCCGATGCCAAAGAGGGTGATTATAAATCCGTGCGTCTTCCCCTTCCCGATGACGGATTTTGCAGACGAATGGAAGCGACCTGGGGAGAGGGCACCATCATCCTCCCGCCTACACCTACCCAGAAAATGTTGCTGACCCAGGCCGCCATATCCGGGCCGGCCGCCTATGCCGTGGCCGGACATTACAGGCTGCCGGACACGGCACCGTCCCCGGATGAGATCCGAAACCGCCTGGCTCTTGCCATGGAACGTCATGATATCCTGCGGGCCTGTTTTACCCTGGATGGGGATGGAACCGCCTGGATGGTCGTACCGCCCAGGATGGAAATCCCCTTTATTTATCATGATAAGGAAAGTCCCCAGGATCTAAAATTGCAGCTTACAAACCGGCTGGAAGCGACAACAGCAGGGCTGGATCCCGCTAAGCCCCCCCTGGTCCGCCTGGAACTTTTCAGGATGGCGTCGGGGCATCTGGAGATGCTGCTCCACTATCACCATTTGATCCTGGATGGCTGGAGCCTGGGAATCCTTTTCGACGAACTTTTTGGCAACGTGCCCGCAAGTTCGTTGCCAGCGCTCCCTTTCAGAAACTACCTTCAATGGGTGCATGCCCAGAAATCCCGTCCCGATTTCTGGGATGAAAAATTTCCCGCCCATACCCAACCGGCAAACCTGCCGGTTTTTCCGGCCCGGCATACTGTCAAGTCAGACTTTGAGGATCCCGAGCGAATTCAGAGTCTGGCATTGCTTTCTGGCGATGAATTCATGGCCTGCAAGATGACTGCCCACAAGGCCGGGACCACGCCTGGGGCATTTTTCATGGCTATTTGGGCCCTGATTTTGAGGCGATATGCAAACTGTCCGGATCAGGGGCCGATGATGCTTGGGTTTGTCTCTGCCGGTCGACCTCCTTTGCCCGGGATTGAGTCTTTGGTGGGCATGTGCGCAAGGACGCTTCCCGTATCCCTCGCACCGGCCGGCGATCAATCTTTCACAGACTTTGCCTCGGTTGTCCAGGAGCAGATGGATCAGGTCCAGGCCCGGTATGACGTGCCCGACACCATGGTCGGTCGTCTGCCCCGGCATCTTTTTGCCTTTGAGGCGGTTGGCACGGATAACGCAAATTTTCCCAGGCACTTATCCGCTCACGGCAGCGACGGCTACGACCTGGTGATCCTGTTCCGGGACGGCGGGGCTGATTCTGCCGCTGGATTCCGTTTTAATCCCCGGGCCGTACCGGCTGAACTGGTGGACATGCTCAGGGATCAGTTCCGGGTCATGGTCAAAAGGGTGGTAAAGACCCCTGATCTGTCTGCCGGCATCATTTCCCGACTTCCGGCAAAATCGGTTCAGCAACTTACGGAACAGTTCGGCCGGGGCAGGTATCTCCCCATAAATTTTCCCACTGCGGTTCACGCCTTCCGCGCCGCTGCCGGACGATACACGGATTTGCCTGCCCTGGCCTGTGGGGAAATCAGCCTGACCTACGGGGCGCTTGATGCCCGAACCGATGACCTGGCCAGCCGGCTTACTGCCATGGGGGCGGGCAGGGGATGTGTGATCGGAGCAGTCATGTCCCGGAGCCTTGCCGGAGCAGCCGTACCTTTAGCAATCATGAAGGCAGGGGCCGCGTACCTGCCCCTGGCACCGGACTGGCCGGTCTCCCGGATCAACGACATGCTGTCTGTCACCGATGCCAG
This window contains:
- a CDS encoding non-ribosomal peptide synthetase — protein: MSDIYGRLPLTPMQEGMIFDSIASKQSAASRHKSGPRYLSVIHFRLPQPWDSDELHQRWYGLAKIHPALRTRFFMDDDGRLTQAFPKDHLPGFNIKNISGPCAENQEQAIEHYLEAVRIEGIDPFTGPLCRLVLFDRRGLETEIRDIGFIFHHAVLDGWSLSILMKQLLALENPVGKWVPFSRYLRFLAKRDIHSDLAYWHARLEGVQADCRLPGPNPIADQAADSTRLIPEHHRFSLRQSTALYGLARQLRISPGRLLHALWAVLLCRYNDGRTVFGNVITGRMGTVPGVMEMVGMCVNTIPASLELPEEKIFSAWIREWNTQVSEDERHGFVSPTALNKMIPHYADSLFVVDPGSPADGPEWVRGYGEAVAGFAAGFELAGTVQACFSYDSQKYTSRAVARTAVHFCNILAAVIENPDIALKDISFLPDEESALLLDCDPSLPTAGNTLIMLWQNAAAAHLEKIALVCGSTRMTYQELAERVDSLAEVLIYRGLGPGNRVALKLNRSHRIVIAVLAILKAGAAYLPLAPEWPDDRIRQVLADTRPDLVLDEASFDRFTHVQIPRRNERVNRAVLPEDPAYIIMTSGTTGRPKGVVVEHRNAVAFCTWAMDRYQWGPDRRAAIQTEFAYDVAIWGLYPALFSGATVHILEEKIRHTLHRIRDYLIERCITHMDLPVAMAEEFMDRFPGSKAPPSLRFLATGGDALGRYTRVPYTVVNEYGPTECTVTCTSFTLSRDLTAIPIGKPLPGMRAHILDRMDRLAPLGVSGELCFSGIQVARGYLGDDLLTSEKFIDNPFFDPNRDRSEHQRLYRTGDRACWQETPDGDRGDLVFLGRIDKQVKVRGFRVELGEIESVLQSYTGINRAVAALHTPTSGGEKRLTAWVVCPSQTFCNEDILGFLSEKLPAHMIPALIRIDALPLTPGGKIDLRSLPEPDGRTKEIPVAAPDTPAEKVLLAVLADLLSGMAVNVLQSFLAAGGDSINAIRLAARLESQGWQVALLDIIASPTLRVLAGKMTALNAVSIPDAKEGDYKSVRLPLPDDGFCRRMEATWGEGTIILPPTPTQKMLLTQAAISGPAAYAVAGHYRLPDTAPSPDEIRNRLALAMERHDILRACFTLDGDGTAWMVVPPRMEIPFIYHDKESPQDLKLQLTNRLEATTAGLDPAKPPLVRLELFRMASGHLEMLLHYHHLILDGWSLGILFDELFGNVPASSLPALPFRNYLQWVHAQKSRPDFWDEKFPAHTQPANLPVFPARHTVKSDFEDPERIQSLALLSGDEFMACKMTAHKAGTTPGAFFMAIWALILRRYANCPDQGPMMLGFVSAGRPPLPGIESLVGMCARTLPVSLAPAGDQSFTDFASVVQEQMDQVQARYDVPDTMVGRLPRHLFAFEAVGTDNANFPRHLSAHGSDGYDLVILFRDGGADSAAGFRFNPRAVPAELVDMLRDQFRVMVKRVVKTPDLSAGIISRLPAKSVQQLTEQFGRGRYLPINFPTAVHAFRAAAGRYTDLPALACGEISLTYGALDARTDDLASRLTAMGAGRGCVIGAVMSRSLAGAAVPLAIMKAGAAYLPLAPDWPVSRINDMLSVTDASLLVTDCLDASDISVPTLVLTKDFDVLEPAEKGSFLPDPSPNDLAYVICTSGSTGRPKATAVPHRALANQVAWSLDRFGLCTHDQVLHTIAFSFDPSLWLLFPFWAGGACLRIVPGELLVDSAALMAALHRFGVTRLVLPTRVGDLLFDHARKISKETDGGRSGFPRSMVSLFVGGESPQRLMPVDFEVINAYGPTETCIQVVTCQVSTISGPSRIIGRPLANVQVYVVDKSIDLCPVGVAGELCISGPQLAAGYLGMPGETARVFLDNPFSDRPGFERIYKTGDRVRWLTDGNLEFLGRADDQIKVRGYRIEIEEIRQVLIAAPGIRDAHVLVQRDQTGQPSRLDAYYIPRHTSDSREQIRAFLTSRLPAYMVPSSLTPVRQWPLNAHGKLDRDRLPEPHFETVSGTPPQTEAEKILARSWQTVLGISNVCREDNFFDLGGHSLQLLNIMGHVADTHSIELQDFFKTPKLSDLAARMRPVGQGAAHGENVGYADSVGGTPGEDKHYQHLVAAAARFSNPRRLGLHKIMITGATGYLGAFLLKEYQEQTTAEILVPVRGEKNPRERLHASLAFYFGRADADRMLDQNRIIPVTADLSRSQDVASLTTDFPRLDMILHSAAAVNHYGTPELLTAANVTATEHLLELAGRYKYCRFIHISTLSAVNLQVFSELTQDMGPIARNLYARTKQTAEKRVLRARARGLDCLIFRTGNLILDTVNHRFPQAAPRNMFLRMARMIAKTGLALDGTGKIGPAFVDQAARAIRLLADLADPDPGVFHIDNPNRIALSQLLSMALPKTKSIRRLAVKALKGQLQTMGQAEPGDRAEAARQFLAWIGQQEREIAEGEIFSGEIRMELTLTLLENLGFTWPKMTRKLAESVLKRALTLDEGLEMNHVGKRTG
- a CDS encoding condensation domain-containing protein, with the protein product MTSCVDEMTSTFLSKISFLEQFCACVAKYPDRPAVRDDRQQLTFKELDCRSCFVAERLRSLGLGESTIPENYDIDYPEKAAVSPWVIVLTGRTVDAALGILSVLRAGGAYICVPSDAPEAYVRQIAKTCQVTAILTSGPGHKGVENVPCIDLTDLIDPGLYSGALSDAFDASNRFIPHPRDMATAIFTSGSTGRPKGAVLEHRAISSMLAWQKSYMDLPPGSHTAAFAPLGFIAAPWELFYPLASGMTLHILSETVRRDPLAMEAYFERHNIRYVFLSPDMAEMFSHNCSGQSLKYVRVAGGPLRSCSRTPYEILYSLGMSENGGSVTFLSIQRAYESNIPLGGAFGPSRIYLVDDQNNIVSPGEIGTMAISSPSLARGYLGMPERTRDCFIVNPYTDVRPSVFTPSGEEARMDRSAYNRLYLSGDLARLDVNGMLVHCGRRDFVVKIRGMRVDPGHVEAVLAGCEGVRECVAAAQKTSDNGVVLCAWTAGDNLDAQVLKERLATLVPAYMVPDRIKIMHALPRGVHGKIERSMLPEIPVENIASEGYADPKDLMHIHNPRLDRLCEIFAKKLQVPSVAPLDNFFALGGDSLKLAGLQLMLRSEFSVDLSYGEIFRRPWPSAVFEMMELAGDAADVSQIPASPPRDLYPLTMPMRQMYLLWRLGQDPRAYEVDTCMMVEGDVDNQGLEAAFARLVELEPLLRSRFVENNGEPGWVIDDTVTYDFVRHRAKDPEQARLLWENLSLARPAIDLSRAPLFYVVCIEINPRCSFLGLTTHHILVDAASSRLLMDAWWDLYTAGEIHDPGEGQTVPMTDYVLWDHVRQDSRGLKTAENFWQKQLLPLPSPLNLSGAASPRPLALTQGRSVARVVLGKADRNALAILADRYRVTAFQILLAVWSAFISRQAAVTEGFDKIVMGVPFAGRDHPALQFCKGMFVRTLPLVFRPTPDGVQPFSDWLLEVRESFLDAWEHQACPLERIVKVVNPPRIQGRNPMFDVMINRLPQPRPFPECKGNDQDVRARIVPGFNRPTAMFDMILEIREGRDQIFLELTYARDLFASDLMAVWAESLASIVRMVCADPDTTLKQLPWPSGRIEPEIKPAGMDKTPNVPKSASDGTSAGDDMAVQALVTAWQMVLGVSTAGPDDDFFELGGDSITAMRLEAELFKAGWYLPATAIYELARLGELMPMIESAEIFDDEEDEFV